The genomic stretch ACCCTCTCCTTAAATCCCTTTCGCTCTCCCTTTCGTAAAGGGAGATGCCTCTGGCTACCTCTGTCATTTGTGCCTCCCCATTTGGCAATGAGCTTGTCCCGTGCTGGACACGGGAGGGATTGAGGGGGATACAGGGGGTGAGGGTGATAGTAAATATTTTTCTGTATCTATTCCCACCCGCCACCCTTTGGAAGTAAGTCAGGGGGATGGATTTCCCGTGTGCCCGTAATGACGGAGTGGGGGTAAGTCATCAGATTTGACGGCTCCCCCTGCCAGGGCTTACACTGGACTGAACCGGCCTGAATCAGGCGAGACTTATTATGTAAGGAGTTTTAAAATGCCCGTTTACTGGCATGACCACATCCACCTGACCACTCCGGACGCCGCCAAAACCGCCGATTTTTACGAGACCATGTTCAACGCCAGGCTGGTCAACACCCGCAAGACCGCCGACGGGCGCACCAGCGTGGAGCTTGACCTCAACGGCTCCCGCATCCTGATAATCGAGCGTGGTGATAAGGCATCCACCGCCACGGAGACCGGATACGGCATTGAGCACTTCGGGATATTGACGGATAACATCGAGGCTGCCGTGGCTGACCTGAAAACCAGAGGGGTCAGGTTCCGCGATGAGGTCAGGGAGGCATCACC from Dehalococcoidales bacterium encodes the following:
- a CDS encoding VOC family protein, whose amino-acid sequence is MPVYWHDHIHLTTPDAAKTADFYETMFNARLVNTRKTADGRTSVELDLNGSRILIIERGDKASTATETGYGIEHFGILTDNIEAAVADLKTRGVRFRDEVREASPGLKICFLWGPENVLIELMQRGR